A genome region from Eremothecium cymbalariae DBVPG#7215 chromosome 4, complete sequence includes the following:
- the GPI19 gene encoding phosphatidylinositol N-acetylglucosaminyltransferase GPI19 (similar to Ashbya gossypii AER333C), protein MRDLRREYSGFVQSVGITCILVFIAIWMLIPYPPHPVKTANNIRQNVSLLISEVLDILPQRYWIICIQCMILMQMLFAYIGLPIFNDDVLNVPLYDLKTITDSKAILVEFQDHEEFLRKYAFEETSGVYDIPITEVSKVLYGSSKLKKE, encoded by the coding sequence ATGAGAGACCTTCGAAGGGAATATTCGGGATTTGTTCAGTCCGTTGGTATAACATGTATATTAGTCTTCATTGCAATATGGATGCTTATTCCTTATCCACCGCATCCCGTCAAAACGGCTAATAATATCAGACAAAACGTTAGTTTATTGATTAGTGAGGTTTTAGATATTCTACCCCAAAGGTATTGGATAATATGCATTCAGTGCATGATACTGATGCAGATGCTTTTTGCGTATATTGGTTTGCCAATTTTCAACGATGATGTGTTAAATGTTCCGTTGTATGACTTAAAGACGATCACTGATTCGAAAGCTATTTTGGTAGAATTCCAAGATCATGAGGAATTCTTAAGGAAATATgcatttgaagaaactagTGGGGTCTATGATATACCGATTACAGAGGTTTCAAAGGTATTGTATGGTTCATcgaaattgaaaaaggaaTAG